One segment of Rhipicephalus sanguineus isolate Rsan-2018 chromosome 6, BIME_Rsan_1.4, whole genome shotgun sequence DNA contains the following:
- the LOC119397597 gene encoding beta-alanine transporter, translating into MSRQASKIAQQNIGNCHRSLAADRNTGSVKKTEVACSDEPPFGDGRVQLVSLLNAAVAAAVYILHYESFRVTAGVMDHWCSRPEEFANLSVKQWKELAIPVEEDGVYSRCTMREPPFGGANNRVIPCASWEFDLDKYGKNIVSEWALVCDRAWLITLARLVYAAACIVFTPLVSRLADHVGRKLIVFSIIPVVLITGVASALPNDFHFFVTVRAVVSAATSSTVPPVFAILWEVSPPRKAPLYCVVAILATVVVADSAVSAAEVVKTGWATLQLILMVPTFLLVALYFTFEDSPNWLVATGRVGEAERVSVHLAKSNGVTATRCRELFALQLRTRPRDEVETVKQSNPCGPRLRSRTVLLLYMWIVFSYAQDSYVTNDGIPMSGPAKLIAAVMSLSVCLLFTRWVLHYGPKRTVVASGLVFSASLAAITATPADEETVLRNVLIILLNVSGYSILSNFGMLTLHLYPVTARSVALANAIASTRVGDTLAQMSTALIGPGWHTGSGLVIAAVTMALFVIAGEHLPDEHRTGASAVPPSRRRSSAGEELRRAFRETLKPLHIKRAKQGDRKPRKN; encoded by the coding sequence ATgagcaggcaagcaagcaagatTGCCCAGCAGAACATTGGCAACTGTCACAGGAGCTTGGCGGCCGACAGAAATACCGGGAGTGTAAAAAAGACCGAGGTGGCGTGCTCCGACGAGCCTCCATTCGGCGACGGTCGCGTACAGCTCGTGAGCCTGCTCAACGCAGCGGTCGCGGCGGCGGTATACATACTACACTACGAAAGCTTCAGGGTCACCGCCGGCGTCATGGACCACTGGTGCAGCCGCCCCGAGGAATTCGCCAACCTCAGCGTCAAGCAGTGGAAGGAGCTGGCCATTCCCGTCGAGGAGGACGGCGTCTACAGCCGCTGCACGATGCGCGAACCGCCTTTCGGCGGCGCGAACAACCGAGTCATTCCCTGCGCTTCCTGGGAGTTCGACCTAGACAAGTACGGGAAGAACATAGTCAGCGAGTGGGCGCTGGTCTGCGACCGAGCGTGGCTCATCACGCTAGCCAGGCTCGTCTACGCCGCCGCCTGCATCGTCTTCACGCCGCTGGTGTCCAGGCTCGCAGACCACGTTGGTCGCAAGCTGATCGTTTTCAGCATCATTCCGGTTGTGCTCATTACGGGCGTCGCCAGCGCCCTCCCGAACGACTTCCACTTTTTCGTCACCGTCCGCGCCGTCGTGTCGGCGGCGACTAGCAGCACAGTGCCGCCGGTATTCGCGATCCTCTGGGAAGTGAGCCCGCCGCGCAAGGCGCCCTTGTACTGCGTCGTCGCCATTCTGGCCACGGTGGTCGTTGCCGACAGCGCAGTGTCGGCCGCGGAAGTGGTCAAGACCGGCTGGGCCACGCTTCAGCTAATCCTAATGGTGCCGACGTTTCTGCTGGTCGCGTTGTATTTCACATTTGAGGACTCTCCCAACTGGCTCGTGGCCACCGGCCGCGTGGGAGAAGCCGAACGGGTATCGGTGCACCTGGCCAAGTCCAACGGAGTGACCGCGACTCGCTGCCGCGAACTGTTCGCCCTGCAGCTCAGGACGCGGCCGCGTGATGAGGTAGAGACGGTAAAACAGAGCAACCCCTGCGGCCCGCGCCTCAGAAGCCGGACCGTTCTGCTCTTATACATGTGGATAGTGTTCAGCTACGCGCAGGACAGCTACGTCACCAACGACGGAATACCCATGAGTGGCCCGGCAAAGCTTATCGCCGCTGTCATGTCCCTCAGCGTGTGCCTCTTGTTCACACGCTGGGTGCTTCATTACGGCCCCAAACGCACCGTCGTCGCCAGCGGGCTCGTCTTCAGCGCCTCGTTGGCCGCCATTACTGCCACTCCCGCGGACGAAGAGACGGTCCTACGCAATGTGCTCATCATCCTCCTAAATGTGAGCGGCTACAGCATCCTCTCGAACTTCGGTATGTTGACCCTCCATCTGTACCCCGTCACTGCACGTTCCGTTGCCTTAGCCAACGCGATCGCCTCCACCCGGGTGGGCGACACCTTAGCGCAGATGAGCACCGCTCTCATCGGGCCTGGGTGGCACACGGGAAGTGGCCTCGTCATCGCCGCTGTGACTATGGCGCTATTCGTGATAGCCGGCGAGCACCTTCCCGACGAGCACAGGACGGGTGCTTCCGCCGTGCCTCCAAGTCGCAGGCGCAGCTCTGCTGGCGAAGAACTAAGGCGGGCTTTTCGTGAGACTCTCAAGCCGCTGCACATTAAACGCGCGAAGCAGGGTGACAGGAAGCCACGTAAAAATTAA